The genomic window CGTCACCAGCAGCAGCGCCGTGGGGCCGAACATCCATGCGGCCGCCGCCAGCGAGAAATAGTAGCCCCTGACGCCCCGGCTGAAGGTGCTCATGGCCGGGTTGATGAGATCACCGATCGCCACGCCCCAGATCCGGCGCTGATCGTCCGGCGGGTTGTCGGGCATGGCGCCAATGGCCGCCAGGCAGTAGTTGAGCTGGCGGATCGACCACACGAAATCGAGGAGGCCGCGAGACAGGATGACAATAACCGCCATCAGCTTGATCTCGAACAGCCAGTGGCTGCCTGCCTGCATGAACTTCAGCCCGGCAACGCTGGTGTAGGCAGACTCCCCGCCGAACATCACGCCAATCACCGCCGCCATGACGATGAGGTTTGCCGAGCCGAAGAACGCCGCCGAGTTGAGAGTGTGGCCGATGAACTGGCCGTCGGCGATCCGCACCGAGCGGTGTGCCACCTGCAGCATCCACAGCCGCCTGATCTGCACCATGCGGGCGTTGAGCGCGCCACGCTTGCCAACCAGGATGGGCAGCATCCGCTCATAGAACAGCCAGGACGCAACCAGCACGAGAAGGGCAACAAAATCGAACGGGGACACGGACGCGGCTCTCCCTGCCATCACCAGATGAACACCCATCGGACCATAGCCATGAACCGGGGTGGCCCGCCAGAGGGCAAAGCAGCCTTGCCGCTTAAGGAGCGGCGGTCAGCTCACCACTTCGCCCCGGAGTGGGATGCGAGCCCGCCAGAAGCAGCCCGCCGCGATGAAGGCAACCACGCTGCAACCGAGCAAAGACCAGCGCAGCCCCTCGGTTGATCCCAGGCCCGATGCAGCCAGCACATCACTGAGCGCGCCGACGCAGAGCGGCCCTAACCCCAGGCCGATGAGATTGATGATGAACAGGAGAATCGCTGCCGCCGTTGCCCGCGTGCGCGGCCGCACGATGCTCTGGGCGGCAGCATAAACCGGCCCATACCAGGCCGCGTTACACAGCACCGGCACGACGAGCAGGCCCAGCGCCGCCAGCGCCTCGTGGCTGACCAGCGCCAGGACCATGAACGGCACGCCCAGTACCGACGTGACCGCGCACAGTGTCATGTAGCCGGCAATGTCCCGCCGCGCCGCCCGGTCGGCGATGCGCCCCCCATGTAGGT from Pedomonas mirosovicensis includes these protein-coding regions:
- a CDS encoding DUF599 domain-containing protein, producing the protein MSPFDFVALLVLVASWLFYERMLPILVGKRGALNARMVQIRRLWMLQVAHRSVRIADGQFIGHTLNSAAFFGSANLIVMAAVIGVMFGGESAYTSVAGLKFMQAGSHWLFEIKLMAVIVILSRGLLDFVWSIRQLNYCLAAIGAMPDNPPDDQRRIWGVAIGDLINPAMSTFSRGVRGYYFSLAAAAWMFGPTALLLVTIGTVSILVWRQSRSGAAEGVSKVFALVEETMKMDPPTGAAPQIEPAQSIEGLTPRRHSPPTAQARPDCHGHGGESRLCPRLTDQS